Within the Pseudonocardia alni genome, the region CGCCGTCCGTGCCCTCACCCAGGCCGCGGCCAAGGAGCTGGCGCCGCACCGGATCACCGTGAACGCCTACTGCCCGGGGATCGTCGGCACCGACATGTGGGACCTGATCGACGAGCAGATGGGCGCCCGCAGCGGCGCGGGGAAGGGCGAGACGCTGAAGCAGTACGCGGCCGGTATCCCGCTGGGCCGGGTGCAGACCGCCGACGACGTCGCCGCCTTCGTCTCCTACCTCGCCGGTCCGGACTCCGACTACATGACCGGCCAGGCCGTCATGATCGACGGCGGGGTGGTCATGGTCTGAGGGCGGACCGGGTGCCGGGCCGCGCGGCCGGCCCGGCACCGCGGTCAGCTGGTGATGTCCTTGGTGCGGAACCGCCACGCCGCGAGCCCCAGGAACAGGCTCGCGTAGCAGACCGCGGAGAACGTCCCGTAGGTCATGTCCGACCAGTCGACGTCGGTCGCCAGCAGCGCCGACCAGGCGTCGCCGTAGTGCGTCGGGAGGAAGTCCCGGATGAGTCCCAGGTCCTCGATCTGGTCGATGATCTGGGAGACGATCGAGGCCATCACCGCGCCGCCGACCGCGCCCAGCGGGGCGTCGGTGCTCACCGAGAGCAGCAGCGCCAGCCCGGCCACCCAGCTCAGCTGCACGGTCACGTACAGCGCGCCGAGCATCACCCGCCCGGCCGCGCTCCAGAACGGCAGCGACTCCCCGATCGGCGAGACCAGGTCGCCGGTGCCGTAGGCGATCGCCCCCACCACGAGCGACGCGACCGGGAGCAGCAGCAGCGCCGCCACCGACAGCACCCCCGCGACGACGGCCTTCTGCCGCAGCAGCCGCGCCCGCGGCACCGGGACGGCCAGCAGGTAGCGCAGCGACGACCACGACGCCTCCGAGGCCACCGTGTCGCCGAAGAACAGCGCGACCAGTACCACCAGCAGGAAGCTCGCCGATGCGAACAGCGTGAACACCGCGAAGTTCGCGGCGCTGCCCGACGCCAGGTCGACCAGGCTCGGGCCACGGGCCCCGGGCTCGTCGTCGCCGAGGGAGAACGCCGCCCACAGGATGATCGGCATCGCCACGACCAGCGCGAACGCGACCTGGGTGCGACGGCGCTGGAGCTGGCGGACCAGCTCGGTGCGCAGCGGCATGGTCCGTCCCGGGACGGCGGGCGGCGCGGCCCGGCCGGTCACGAGGTCGCCGACGTGCCCGCGGCGGGTCGAGAGCTGACGGTCGTCACTCACGAGGTACCTCCGACGTCGCGCCCCTCGGGGCCCACCAGTTCCAGGAACGCGTCCTCCAGCCGCCCGCGCGGCCCGGCCGCGCTGACCGCGACCCCGCCGGACACCAGCGCGGCGACGGCGTCGGCGCGGGCGGTGCCGTCGAGGTGGGCGTGCACGACGCCCGGCTGGTCCCCGGTGACGACGTCGGTGACGCCGTCGAGGGCGGCCAGCACGGCCCGGGCCCGGCCGGTGTCGTCCACGGTGAACGACGAGCCGCCCCCGGCCGCCATCAGCTCGGCGACCGTCCCCGCGGCGACGACCGTGCCGCGGTGCATGACCACGACCTCCGAGCAGGTCTGCTCCACCTCCGACAGCAGGTGGCTGGACACGAGCACGGTCCGGCCGCCCGCGGCGTAGCGGCGCAGCAGCTCGCGCATCGCGTGGATCTGGGGCGGGTCGAGCCCGTTGGTGGGCTCGTCGAGGATGAGCAGCTCGGGCAGGCCCAGCATCGCCTGCGCGATCGCGAGGCGCTGCCGCATGCCCTGGGAGTAGGTGCCGACGCGGCGGTGCACCGAGTCGCCGAGCCCGGCGATCTCCAGCGTCTCCTCCATCCGCGCCTGCTCCGGCGGGCGGCCGGTGGCCTCCCAGTAAAGTCGCAGGTTCTCCGCGCCCGACAGGTGCGGCAGGAACCCGGGGCCCTCGACGAACGCGCCGATCCGGGACAGCACCGCCGCGCCGGGACGGACGGGGCGACCGAACGCCGTCATCGTCCCGGCGGTGGGCGCGATCAGGCCCATGAGCATGCGCAGGACGGTCGTCTTGCCGGCGCCGTTCGGGCCGAGCAGGCCGAGCACCGCACCGCGCGGCACGGTGAACGACACGTCCGACACCGCGGCGAACCCGTTGCGGTAGATCTTCGCCAGCCCGCGGACGACCAGCGGCGGCGCGTCGCCGGGCACGTCGTCGTCGGAGGGCTCGGTCCGGCGCGACCGCAGCCGCGCCACCAGCCACACCAGGAGTGCCGCGGCCAGCACCGCGGCGATCCCGAGCACCGGCCACAGCGGAACGGTCCCCGCCGACTCGGTGCGGCCGGGCACCTGGGGCACCGACAGCGCGGTGTCCCCGGCGAGCCCGACCCGCCACACCGCAGGGTCGGCGCCGGAGTCGTAGCCCTGGTCGGTCGTCGACAGCTGCACCAGCAGGCGGCTGCCCGCCTGCACCGGCGCGACGACGCCGGGCAGCGTCACCGTCGCCTCGGCGGGGGAGCCGTCGGCGGGGACGGCGATCCGCAGCGGTGCGACGGCGTTGCCCAGCAGCGTGCTGCGCCCGTCGGGGGTGAGCGTGGTGAGCGACGCGAACAGCACCGCGGTGTCCGGGGCGGGCTGTCCGGCGACCCGCGCGACGCGCACCGTCACCCGCGGCGCCCCGGAGGGCTGCATCGCGTCGGCGACGGGCGCGGTGAGGAACCGGGCGGACTGGCCCGGCGTCGTCAGGCCGGACAGGCCGCCGAGCGAGCCCAGCGACCCGAGCGCCGAGCCGAGGCCGGGCAGCGACGTGAGCGCCGACGGGTTCCCGCCCGGTGGGTGGACGACGGTCTGCTCGCCGCCGTCCAGGGGCAGCGCGGTCGTCGGGGCGGGTCCGGAGCCCGCGGTCAGGCCGGGGTAGGCCCCGGCGAGGACGGTCCGGCCGGTGGGGGTGTCGCCGCGGGTGCGGACGGTGCTGCGGACCTGGTAGGCGAAGGGGGCCTCGGCGAGACCACCGGTGGTGCCCTGCGCCGCGGGCAGGCCGCGCAGGTGTTGGTCGAACCAGTCGGCGATGCGGGCGCGGACCTCGGAGTCGGGGCCGCCGCCGTCGTGGCCGCCGGCGAACCACAGCACCGACACCGGGGTGCCGTTCGCGGCGATCTGGCGGGCGTTCGCGTCGGCCTGGTCGAGGCCGAACAGGGTGTCCTGCTCGCCCTGGACCAGCAGTGTCGGTGCGGTGATCCGGTCGGTGACGGTCGCGGGGGAGGAGCGGCGGAGCAGCTCGGCCAGCTCCGGGGAGACGCGGCCGGTGCGGGCGGCCTCGCCGTAGGCGGCGCAGACGTCGCGGGCGAAGCGTCCGCAGATCGGGTCCGGCCCCGGCCGTGACGCGTCCTGTCTCCGGCCGGCGGCCGCGCCGGTCGCCGTGGCGTCTCCCGGACCGTCCGCGGTCCCGGCGGCGGTGCCCGGTCCCGCGGTGCCGCCGGCGCCGTCCGGCCCGGACACGCCCGCGGTGCCCGTGCCGGTGCCGTCGGAGGAGGACGCCCCGCCCGAGGACGAGCCGAAACCGCCCCCACCGCCGGAGCCGCCGGAGCCGGAGCCGCCGAGCCCTCCGGACGAGCCGGCGGCGGCACCCGCCGGTGAGTCCCCGCCCGCGGGCACCCGGCCACCGGAGCCGAAGAACACCCCGGCCCAGCCGCTCTTGAACACCCCGTCGCCGGCGCCCGCACCGGCCGCGGGCGTGCCCGGCGGCGTCGCACCGGCCGGGACGGCGTTGTTCGGGAACAGCGCCTGGCCCAGGTCGTTCCAGGTGATCACCGGCACGATCGCGTCGATCCGCCGGTCGTACCCGGCCAGCAGCAGGGCGAGGCCACCGCCGTAGGACCCGCCGGTCACACCGACGCGGGGGTCGCCGTCGGCGTCGCGCTGCACGTCGGCGCGCGCGGCGAGGCGGTCCACCAGCCGCGACGCGTCGGCGACCTCGCGGTCGGGGTCGTCCAGCCCGATCGAGCCACCGGAGGCGCCGAAACCGCGCGCGGTCCAGGTCTGCACCACGTAGCCGCGGGCGGCGAGCTCGCGGGCGTCGGAGTCGACGGAGGCCTTGCTGCCGCCGAAGCCGTGCGCCACCAGCACCGCGGGCGCGGGGGAGGCCGCGGTCGCCGAGGCGGGGACGTAGAGCGAGGTGTCCAGGTCGATCGTGCCCGGCTGCCCGGGGCCGGCCGGGACGGCGACCTCCTCCTCGCTCACGGCGACCGCGCCGCCGTCGTCGGCCGCCGCGGCGGGCGCCGGCGCGGCGACCGGGACACCGGGTGCGGCCGACGCGGCCGGGGCGAACGCCAGCACCAGGGCGGCGACCGTCGCCGCCACGATCGGGGTACGGACCCACCGGGTCCGGGGGAGCACGTGCACGTCATCGAAACTACGCAGATCGCCGCGACCGCGTCGCCGGGCGGCGGGTGCGTCCCGCCACGCCCGCCGCACGGCACCGGTCCGGCACGGGAACCGGCACCGGCCCCGGCGAACCGGGCACCCGGGATGAATGCCGCACCAACGGCGCGTGACCCCCGGGTGTCGCCGGGCGTTCACCCGACGTTCCGCCGTGCAACGCCGACCGGAAGCCGTGGCCCGGCACCGTCACCGGGTGTGAGCGTCAACCCCACCGGAGAGACCCCCGGCGTCGGTGTCCCGCGGGCACTCGCCGTCGACATGACGATCGCCGACCAGCAGGACTGGCTCGCCGCCTTCCTGCGACGCCACCCCGTCAGCCGGCGCACCGCGCTGCGCGGCGGCGCCGGAGTCCTGGCGACGCTCGCGGCGTCCGGGTCGTCCTGGGCGCGCGGGGTGGCCGCGGCCGCCGCACCCGCGCCGGTCACCGTCGTCGGACGGCACCTGGCCTACGGGCCCGACCCGGCCCGCTCGATGTCGTTCTCCGGGGAGCTGACCGCGGCCCCGCCGCCCGGCCGGATGGTCGTCGACGTCGGCACCGACTCCGGGTTCGGGCTCACCCTCCCGGTGCAGGTCCGCCCCCTGGAGAGCCTCGTCCCGCAGGTCGACGGCAGCATCCGCGGCACCCGCCAGTGGTTCGCCCACGCCCGCGCCGACGGCCTCGCCCCCGGCAGCTGCTACGTCTACCGGTTCCGCATCGAGGGTCCCGGCGGAACGACGACGACCACCGCCACCAGCACGTTCCGGACGGCCGCACCCCGCGGCACCCGGCACCGGTTCACCTTCACCGCCTTCGCCGACCAGGGCGTGAGCACCGGTGGGGAGCCGAACCACTACAAGCCCGACGACACCCACCGCAGCCCGGCGCCCGCGGAGGCGCTGACCGCGCTCGTCGCCGCGGAGGCACCCGCGTTCCACCTGCTCGCCGGCGACATCTGCTACGCCGACCCCTCCGGCGCCGGCAGGCCCGTCCGCAACGGCGCCCCGCAGGACGACGAGGCCCACGACAGCTTCGACCCCACCGTCTGGAGCACCTACTTCGCCGCGATCGAACGCTCGGCCGCGTCGACCCCGTGGATGTTCGCCACCGGCAACCACGACATGGAGGCGCTCTACGACCTGAACCGGGCCGACGGCCCCGCGCACGGCTACGCCGGTCACGCCGCCCGGCTCGCGCTGCCCGGGACCGGCCCCCGCGGCTGCCCCTCGGTGTACGCGTTCACCCACGGCACCGTCGGGGTCGTCAGCGTGGACGCCAACGACCTCTCCACCGAGATCCCGACCAACGCCGGCTACTCCGGCGGGACCCAGCTGACCTGGCTGGAGCGGACCCTGGCCGGCTGGCGCGCCGACCCGGACATCGAGTGGATCGTGCTGTTCTTCCACCACTGCGCGTTCGCCACCTCGGGCTCGCACGCCTCCGACGCCGGGGTGC harbors:
- a CDS encoding ABC transporter permease, giving the protein MSDDRQLSTRRGHVGDLVTGRAAPPAVPGRTMPLRTELVRQLQRRRTQVAFALVVAMPIILWAAFSLGDDEPGARGPSLVDLASGSAANFAVFTLFASASFLLVVLVALFFGDTVASEASWSSLRYLLAVPVPRARLLRQKAVVAGVLSVAALLLLPVASLVVGAIAYGTGDLVSPIGESLPFWSAAGRVMLGALYVTVQLSWVAGLALLLSVSTDAPLGAVGGAVMASIVSQIIDQIEDLGLIRDFLPTHYGDAWSALLATDVDWSDMTYGTFSAVCYASLFLGLAAWRFRTKDITS
- a CDS encoding alpha/beta fold hydrolase; protein product: MHVLPRTRWVRTPIVAATVAALVLAFAPAASAAPGVPVAAPAPAAAADDGGAVAVSEEEVAVPAGPGQPGTIDLDTSLYVPASATAASPAPAVLVAHGFGGSKASVDSDARELAARGYVVQTWTARGFGASGGSIGLDDPDREVADASRLVDRLAARADVQRDADGDPRVGVTGGSYGGGLALLLAGYDRRIDAIVPVITWNDLGQALFPNNAVPAGATPPGTPAAGAGAGDGVFKSGWAGVFFGSGGRVPAGGDSPAGAAAGSSGGLGGSGSGGSGGGGGFGSSSGGASSSDGTGTGTAGVSGPDGAGGTAGPGTAAGTADGPGDATATGAAAGRRQDASRPGPDPICGRFARDVCAAYGEAARTGRVSPELAELLRRSSPATVTDRITAPTLLVQGEQDTLFGLDQADANARQIAANGTPVSVLWFAGGHDGGGPDSEVRARIADWFDQHLRGLPAAQGTTGGLAEAPFAYQVRSTVRTRGDTPTGRTVLAGAYPGLTAGSGPAPTTALPLDGGEQTVVHPPGGNPSALTSLPGLGSALGSLGSLGGLSGLTTPGQSARFLTAPVADAMQPSGAPRVTVRVARVAGQPAPDTAVLFASLTTLTPDGRSTLLGNAVAPLRIAVPADGSPAEATVTLPGVVAPVQAGSRLLVQLSTTDQGYDSGADPAVWRVGLAGDTALSVPQVPGRTESAGTVPLWPVLGIAAVLAAALLVWLVARLRSRRTEPSDDDVPGDAPPLVVRGLAKIYRNGFAAVSDVSFTVPRGAVLGLLGPNGAGKTTVLRMLMGLIAPTAGTMTAFGRPVRPGAAVLSRIGAFVEGPGFLPHLSGAENLRLYWEATGRPPEQARMEETLEIAGLGDSVHRRVGTYSQGMRQRLAIAQAMLGLPELLILDEPTNGLDPPQIHAMRELLRRYAAGGRTVLVSSHLLSEVEQTCSEVVVMHRGTVVAAGTVAELMAAGGGSSFTVDDTGRARAVLAALDGVTDVVTGDQPGVVHAHLDGTARADAVAALVSGGVAVSAAGPRGRLEDAFLELVGPEGRDVGGTS
- a CDS encoding metallophosphoesterase, which translates into the protein MSVNPTGETPGVGVPRALAVDMTIADQQDWLAAFLRRHPVSRRTALRGGAGVLATLAASGSSWARGVAAAAAPAPVTVVGRHLAYGPDPARSMSFSGELTAAPPPGRMVVDVGTDSGFGLTLPVQVRPLESLVPQVDGSIRGTRQWFAHARADGLAPGSCYVYRFRIEGPGGTTTTTATSTFRTAAPRGTRHRFTFTAFADQGVSTGGEPNHYKPDDTHRSPAPAEALTALVAAEAPAFHLLAGDICYADPSGAGRPVRNGAPQDDEAHDSFDPTVWSTYFAAIERSAASTPWMFATGNHDMEALYDLNRADGPAHGYAGHAARLALPGTGPRGCPSVYAFTHGTVGVVSVDANDLSTEIPTNAGYSGGTQLTWLERTLAGWRADPDIEWIVLFFHHCAFATSGSHASDAGVRRALAPLCDRYRVDLCVQGHNHQYERTDPIRDGRPTRPAPDRSTVHPETDGTTYVCVGSGGRPRYRWQPGETDSVRGHETEQAPVTSFLAGPDDQKQAETVTWSRTRYLGYAYLRCAVAPGSGGTDSRLVVHAITDLGEEIDMVRLSRRARR